One candidate division WOR-3 bacterium genomic window, TTCTCTCGTCAAGTCAGGAAAAATTTTTTATAACCTGTAAGGGGGCAAAATGAAATTAACGGTCTGGTCCGGGGTTGTTTTTCTGGGACTGGTGGCTGGGTTGCTTGTCTGTCACAAAGAGGAGACCCTGATTACGCCGATTGATGCGCCCGTGCTACCGGGCCGGGGCTTCTTTATGGGTGTTCTGCCATCGCCGGCACAGAGTCAGGATTTTAGCGCCGCCTATCAGCAGGCAGCAGGCTATGCGGAGTTTGTCCCGGTCTGGGGCAGGCCCACGCCGTTTTACAACCTTGCGGCGGATTTGAAGGGCGATTGGGGAACAACCTTTGTTAAAGGTTATATCCGGGGCAACGGGATGTTTCCGCTTGTTCATTTGTCTTTTATTGATGCCGGAGTGACTCTGGCAACCCCGCCTGGAATGAGCGGCGCAACTTTAAGCGATTCTGCCTGGCGCGCGGCTTACAAAAAGGCGGCGCTGGATGTAGTGCGGGCAATAAAACCATATTACCTGTCGCTCGGCAATGAGGTCAACCGCTGGTATGAGAAGTACGGGATGGACGGTGCCAACGGGTTCAGCCATTATGTCAGCCTGTACCACGAGATTTACGATGCGGTGAAGGCGCTCGCGCCCGGGACCAAGGTGTTCTGTACCTTTGCCCGGGAGATTGTTGCCAAGAATCGGGAGGCGGACCTTACTGTTCTTGCTCTGTTTGACCCGGAGAAACTGGACCTGCTGGTCTTCACCAGTTACCCCTATGCGTTAGGCTGGATAAGTCCGGAAAGTGTGCCGGACGACTACTATAGCCGGGCAGCAGCCTATTTCCCCAATAAACCGTTTGGCTTTTCGGAAATCGCCTGGTCATCTTTGCCCGCGCTGGGCGGTGAGGAGGCGCAGGCGGCGTTCCTCAATCAGGCGGTAAATCGTTTGACCCGGGACCAGGGGCTGGATTTGAAACTTTTGGGCTGGGCATGGCTTCACGACTTAAGCGTTGATGATGGCAACGGGTTAATCAAACTTGACGGTAGCGAGAAGCAGGCTTACCAGGTGTGGAAACAAATATCGGGCCGATAGATTAATCGGCGGTTGAGGTGCGTAATTGCTGGACGAACCCGGCAAGGAGCTGGGGAAACTGTGCGGTTTGGACCGTGAAGCGGTGAAAATGGGCGGTTGCCACCGGCTTCTTGCCCGACCAATTCTCAAGGGTTGATAGTACCTTTTGCTCCCGCGGGTCGGCAGAGGTGCTGAAAAATGCCACTTTGGGCAACCGGCTTTTGTACAAATCAAGATAAACCTTTACCGGTAGCGGAGGACGCCCGGCCCAGGTTGGGGCACCGATGATTACGAGGTCATAAGAGCCGGGGTCAAATTTTTGCGGTTGCAGGGTCAACTTCTTTTTCCTCAGGAAAAGCCCGTACCAGATAACCGAAAACATGTTTTTGTACTCGTTACACTTTATCTCTTCAAGGTCAGCCTTCAGGGTCTCGGCTAAATACCGGGCAACTTTAGCGGTAATGCCGCTCCAGGAAAAGTAGACAACCAAGCATCTCATAATTTAGTTTACGCCGCGGTGGTGCCGGGTCAAGAGCACCGGTTGCAACTTTATTTTGCAAACAGTTTTAGATAGGCGCTGTAGCCCAGACGGGGCAGTTCGCTTTCGGGGATGAAGCGTAAGGCGGCAGAGTTGATGCAGTATCGGAAACCGGTCGGGGTGTTGTCCGGAAAGAGATGACCCAGATGGGAGTTGGCGTGGCGGCTGCGCACCTCGGTTCGGGTCATGCCGTGGGAGGTGTCAATGCGGGTGACGATGTTCGGTGGTTCTAAAGGTTTGGTGAAACTGGGCCAGCCGGTGCCGGAATCAAATTTGTCAAGAGAGGAGAAGAGTGGCTCACCTGATACCACATCAACATAGATGCCGGCTTGATGGTTGTTCCAGTATTCGTTGTTGAAAGGGGGTTCGGTGCCGTTCTCCTGGGTCACCTGATAGGACAAAGGCGTAAGGGTCGCTTTCAGGAGTTCGCGCGCCGGTTTCTGATAGCCGAGCCAGTACGATTGCCGTTCCGGGAAGAGGCGAAAGTTTTCATACCCCTGCCAGAACCTTTTAACCGTTGCCTCCCGACCCGAGGCGCGGTGGTAAGATTGGAACTGTTTTGGGCGCTTTTTGTAGTACTTCTGGTGGTAATCTTCGGCATACCAGAACTTCTTTGCGGGCAGGATTTTTGTCTCGATGTGCGGGAAGATGCCACTGGCGATGAGCCGTGCTTTTGCCTCCAGGGCGAGTTGCTTCTGGGTTTCGTCGGTGTAGAAGATGGCGGTGCGGTACTGTTCGCCCCGGTCGTAGAACTGACCGCTGTCATCGGTTGGGTCGATGTTCTGGAAGAACACCTCAAGGAGCCGTTCGTAAGAGAGGGTTTCCGGGTGATAGGTTATTTCAATCGCTTCCCGGTGTCCCGTGGTACCGCTGCATACCTCCTGATAGGTGGGGTTATCTTTTGTGCCCCCGGTATAGCCAACTTTGGTTTGTGCCCCCAAAAAGGAAAAAGCGAACTCCATACACCAGAAGCAGCCCCCGGCAAATATTGCCGTTGCCATCTTTACCTCTCTTTTTTTACCCTTGCCAGACTTTTAACAGAATGCCCAGCAGTTTCAACAGGATATGTTAAACCCTTTTACCGAATTAGTCAAGATGTGCTAAACCTCCTCAACCTTCACCTTGCCTTCTTCCGCTGCCGGAATGGCGATGAGATAGCCCTTTTTTAAGCCGAACTCCTTGACATAGAAACTGAACTCCTCTTTCTCCTCTTCAATATCTTCGTCGTCTTCGTAAGTTACCACCGTTGCCACTGCACCGTCGGGAAAGGCGAATTCAAACTCATATTCATAAACCTTGTGACACTTGTAGAGCAGGTCGTAATTGGTTCTTGTGAAGGCAACGCCCCGGAGCCGGAGTTCAACGCCGATTGCGGCGGGAAACAGTTTTTCGGTATCTTCCCGGTAGATAAACTCCCTGCCAAAGTAGTCAAACACCTCCTCAGCAGCAGACCGCAATGTGTTCATCAGTTCGGCGGTTGAAGGCTTTTCCCGGGGGTCTGCGACCGTGATGTTCAGTGTTCGGTCCGGTTTGGCAACCGGCTCCAGAAGCACCTCATCACCGAAACTCAAAACCGCACCCTGGTCGATATTGAGTGAGACCATATAAACCTGTGCCTGGCGGCGGTGCGATTCGGTGATTTTCTTAACCGCTTTCAGTTCCAGAACAGTCTCTTTATCGCTGGTTTTCGCCCAGAGCGGGTTGATGATTAAGTCCGCCCGACCATCGCTTACTCTGTAACCCTTGTAGAGGATTTCAAAGTTGCGCTGTCGTTCGTAGGGGATTTTTCGGATACGCAACTCGTGAGCGAACGCCTCTTCGTAAACATTTTCCTTGTAGCCCGGTCCAAGGATTTCCAAAACCTCTTCGGCTGCCTGCTTGATTGATTCATTTATGTCATTCTTGCTGGTCATATTTCAACCTCCAATCTAAACAATAAACGGTTCCCGGACCATCTGAGGTCTTCGGGAAAAGCCGCTGGTTGCTAAACGCGCTAAAACTACTTCCGGACCAGCGGATTGCCGCGGGCATCTTTTAACTGGCCCGTGGCGATGAGAATCACATCAATCAGCCACCAGATTCCCAGTCCGCCCAAGGTGATGAGTTTCAACACACCCAGGCCGGTGTAGCCGAGAAAGAAACGGTCCACGCCCAGTTGACCGAGAAAGATGGACAACAAAAGGGCGGTGAGCCAGTCTTTGCCTTGCGCCGGCGTTTGGTTGGTTTCGGTTGACATAGATTACTCCTTGTTTGGTTGGGGCTATCATATAGAATTAATAGTAACTGTCAATATGTTTCATCTTCGGCGTCCCGGTTTTCAACGGACGATGCCAACCGCCGGTTGGTGTTGTCAATTGTAAAGTGCAGTTCCTGGGTTGATGAGTATTCAGGAGCGGGCGATAATTTCAGCGCTTACCTTTCATAACAGCCGATGTCAACGCCACCACCCTGAGGTCGGGGTTGATATTCGCGGTCAAAACCCGGTGCGACTGAGGCATCACCGGCATCAACCGCCGGACTGCTGGCGTTTAAATGGTAGTCGCCGGCGCTCTGCCAGCCGGTGCGGACAAAGAGCGGATTGCCGTAGATGTTGCCGGTACCAATCTGGCTGACCTCAGCCGCAGTGTAGGTTGTGTCACCCTGAATTAACAGCCGGTCGTCTTGCGGCGTGTAGAAAAGGTTGTGGTGGATGTCGTAGTTGACGGCAGTGCCAAGCCAGAGTGCGGGCGCATTTGCTCCCCGGCTGGAAAATATCGTGTTGACAACACGCAAAAAAACCGGCACCGCAGGGTTGTCGTACTGGACATGCATCAAGTAATTTTCGCCCAGTGAATCGTCAACAGTGCAGTTCACGATTTCAAAATGGGCGTGCGCGTTCTCGGTACTGATGACAAGCGGCGACCAGGGCGTAGTGGTGTTGTCGCCATCGCCCCGGCCATAAATCAGGGTGTTTACCACCCTTGAAGAGTCACCCCACAGTTTTACGCCGTCACAGGAGTTGCTGGCAACCAGACATTCGTGGATAAAGGTGCGCTTTGCCTTGGAGTCCAAGCCATCGCCGTAGTTGTGAGTGACGGTCGTGTTGACAATCTCAATCGGTCCTTCGGACGCCTCAATACCAAACCCATCGGGTCGGTCATAAGGTCGGTTAGAACCGTTGCCACCCTGATAGTAATGGCCGCTGTAAGAAAGGTCACAATCTTTAATCAGCACATTGCGCAAACCACCCTGTTGTCCTGCCGGACCGCCAATACAGCCAAATCCGCAGTAGGTAAACTGGCAGTTGATGATTTGCAAATCGTCGGCATCGCCGATATCAACGCCAAACTCGTCAATGTGATGGACTTTGATGTCTTTCAGAACAATATGGGCAATTGGACCATTGGTGCCGGTAAAGGCTTCGCGAAACTGCCGACCGTTATTACTGGTGATTTCCAGATTTTCAATCCGGAGATACTGACAGTTGGATATGTCAAAGGCGGTGCTGAGGTTGTTTTCCCCGGCGATTACGGGCGTGCGGCTGCGGTCGCGGGCAAACACCACAAGGGTGTCACCCGGTTGAAGATGCGTTACCGCATAACTGAGCGTCTGAAAGGGCGCTGTAACGGTGCCCGGGTTTGCGTCACTGCCGTCCGGTGCCACATAGTATTTGCCCGTATGGTTGCCGCCGATGATGGTCACCCATTGCTGAGCGGCTCCTGAGGGCGGGAAGACGATATCGGACTCCCGGCTTAACAGATAGTCGTAATCGCCCTGCGGCGCTGGTGCTTTACAGCGCAAAATGGCAAGCAGAATTAACAAGAAAATATAGACCTTTTTCAATTAGCCTCCTTTTATTAATTTTATGGATGGCTGTATTGCCGTGTCAATGGCAAAATTTTCCTATTGTAAAACACTAAGAACATCAATACAGGATAAAAATTGGATTATATCCGCAACATAATCTTTTATACTATAGTCCTCTCCTGACGACTTAAATATTATTTCCGCAGGGGTCGGTCTTATGGCTAGTAAATTCTTATCATATTGTTTTATCATCTCAATTACCCTATCTGTAACTTCTTCTAATGTTATATTATTCCTATTTAACTGGAACTTGCTGATTTCTAATAAAATTTCATTATTTTTCGAAATTGAGATTACATAATTGTTCAAGTTTTTATTTTTCTTGAAATTCTGGTCTAACACCGACCTTTCACTAATCGTAATTATTTGTCCCAACCATAGGTCATCATACAACATTTCTTCCAGCTGTTTCTTAAAATGCTCAATATCGTACTGTTGCTCGCCCACAAAAAGGCTCTTAATAACTTCATTTCCATAAACAGCAACAATATTGACCTGTATTCCATCAATTATAAATTCTATAAGAAATGCCTTTTCAGGTAGCTTTTCTTCATAAATATTATGTTTAATATTTTTATCTTGCAGGGTTTTAATTATGTCGTTTTTACCCCTCAATAGACCATTATAACAGATACCCCATTCTTCATCTTTTTGCGTTGAGGCAGGTTCTCCTTGAATATCAAATAAGATTCCACCAATGAGAAAAACATTTCTTATGCCAGCATTCTTAATGCAGTTTCTAAAAGATTGATTCCCAATGATCAACTTTGCGAATTTATTAAACTTCTCCATCATTTCAACCCTTCCTGCAGTACAACCAGAGTAAACCTTCATTTTCAACTCACAAAAAGCAAGGTTATCTTTGCTCTTGCTAACAATGTCAAATTTTTGTTTTGTAAGTTCAGACTCCTCCAATTCGATAGTTTCTCCTAACCATTGGGGCAGTTTCATCAAAGCAAATTCAAACTCCATCCATTCTTTGGTTCCTAAGTCTTCCAATAGTTTGGCGACGAGACTTCCTCTTCCAGCCTGACTATGTTGATAATAGGATGTTATCGTCAATAAAGATTCATAAAGGCTATATAAGTTTTCATTCACAAGTGATGCTTGCGATAATCCATGAAAAACCTCATCAAAAATATTAAAAATTGATTCCATACTGAGCGTTCTTTTAAACATTTCTTGCACTCTCTTTAGGTACATTCTTTTAAGTCCTGCCTCTATTTCATTTCTTGGATCTGTACAAATGAGTAATTTTCTGAGTCGCATAATCTACACTCCCGCTGGTTTATGACAAATTATTACACTTTCTCCTCTTATTGCTCTATTACGCGCCCCCAACAGTGGATTGAATATCAATTTTTCAAATTTAAATCCTGTCTCTTCACAAAATTTCTTAGTTGTCATTGTCGTTGGGATTTTTTTGCCATTAACTGTACTATCACCAATTATGATTGCTAACTTTCCACCTGGTTTCAATGCCCAATAAATATTTTTTATGGATTCTTTCAAGTCCTCATAATACATAGCCACTTTTGTAGGCAAGCCACTATAATTACCTTTTGGCTTCCCATTTTTCATGCCCAGATATTTGGATTCAATTTTTTTCATATCTACACCTAAATAATCATAAGCGATCTTATCTTTGCCAACATAGTCTATTGAAAAATAATAAGGTGGACTTGTAATGCAAGCATCAAACCTTTCATTCATTTCACTCATATTTTTAAGTTCAAGTATATCCCCTTCTATGATTTTGGCGCGTTCAAATTTAAGCTCATATTTATCTTTAATTTCCATTGTTTTTTTATAGCAACTTGTTATGTAGTTTAATTTTTCAATGAAGAGCCCTACCTTACCTTTTTTATTATATCTTGAGGTCCTTACAAAGGCATCTATAGTATCAAAATATACTGCTAACATTAACTTATGTATTGTAGAATCGGAATGTTTCCATTTTTTATCTTCTATTGCCTGTAATATATCCTGTAATTCTTTTGTAGTGAAATTTAACTTTTGTTCGTTAATAAATAGCAAATCATTTTTCAATTCAGATAAAACAATCCCCATTGGCGTAACATCTATGCCTACACTTTTGATTCCCATAAGAGAAGCCTCGTGAGTAGCAGTCCCAGAGCCGTTAAAAGGGTCGAGAATAAGTGAATCATGATTCAATCTAAAAGCGTTAATTAAAGTTCTTACAACTCTTGGATAAAATTTTCCCTTATATGGATAAAGATTATGGAAAGCGTAAGCGTTAGTATCGCCAAACTTATCCACTAAATCAGTATAGAGGGTTGTTTTTCCTTTTACTTTTTCAAGGTGGGCAACCCTTAATCTTACAAATTCCCCATCGCCTTTGAAGTTAACTACTCTATTTACTGGATCAATTGTATATTCATCAGTTAATCCTTGTAGTTCCAAATCCAAAAATTCTAAATCAGCTAATGTCTGCATCCAGAAGCCAAAAATTGTATCCCCCTTAGGAAGAATATAATTTGCAAATTCCTTGGCATAAGCTTCTATTATTTCTTCATAAGATGGAAATTCATGAGTTCCAAACATTGTCGCTTGTTTTGTCTGTTTTTGAAGCAAGGTTTTTTTAGCCATATTTTGTTAGCTCCTTTTATCGATATTTAATTTAACCAATGATATCTTACTAAATATTCTTTTCCTTTTCAAGCGACCAATTGCGTATAACTTTTGCGTATAGCACAAGTTGCCAGAGGCAGGTGAATTCGGGTTAGTGCCGTAGGACACGAAATGCAAATCATGGATGAGGCAAGGGGCTTTGTTATAATGCATCGTCTTCAAACTCTTTCTCCATCAATTTTAACTCCTGTATCAGCCGCTCACGCTTTCTTTGATAACCGGCAAGCGTGCGCTCAATCTGGTCATCCTTCTTCTCCCGGGATTGTAATTTTGCAATGATGTGTTCAAGCTCAGTTAGCGCCGACTTTCGAACCCAATACCGGAAATAACTTTGGACCTCAGTGTCAATCTTCAGAACATCAAACGACCGGCCCTGGCCTATTTCCCGGTCCGTACTGGTGTCATAACAGACCCATTGCCCCTTATCGCCCCAGATATAAGCACCCGGTGCGAACTCCTTTGCCAGCTGCGCCACATCGTCCTTTGTGATGTCGGGAATGAAAAGCGAGCGTTCTGGTACACCGTCCCAATAACCTTTAATCGGGACATATCCATATCCCATTTCCCTGACCCTATCCATCAGTTTTGCCATCGCCGCAAGATTTTCCTTTTTGGGTCGGTCGCGAAACGCGGACACAATCCCAAAACGCCCGTTTTTGAATTGGTGCGACAACCGCCGCAGTGCGAGTTCTAACAGCATCTTCCCTAAAAAATCGTCCGGGTGCGCAACAATCATATCAACCCAATATATTTATGCGTAATCTGCGGTCAAGCAGGATAAACGATTCAGAAAATCTGGCCTTGGTTAAACTGGAAATTTCTTTGTGTTGCCTTTAAATCATTTTTTCTACAAAAATCTTCAACATCTTTCCAGGTAAGATACCCCCAATTCTTGATGCTCCAGTCTTGAAAATCAGGTGGATTATAATTTTTAAAGTCCATCTCGTAAAATCTTTTGGCATCTGAAGGATCTACCGGGACCAATGCAACAAAAAATGCATCATCAAGGTACTCCCCTAATATTATATTTACTGCCCGCAATACTACGCCATTCTTCCCAATTTTTCTGATTTTCTTTGTAGAACACTGTGGGAATGGTATCCCCTTTTCTTTAAGTTCTTCAAGCGCGGCTGTGCCGCCACTTTGTAATTTTTTGAATAGCCGGGTCTTGTGGTAGAGTTGGGTAAACAGATTGGATGAATCGACTTCATCTTTGAGCCCGTGCTTAAAATCATTAAATTCTTTGTCAAGAGACCTGAATTTACGATGAGAAGTTTTTACTTTTGCCTCAATAAATACCGATTGCTTATGACCGTCGTTGTTTATGAGTAATACAGCGTCAGCAACCCCAAAATCAGAGAATGATTGTTCAATTAATATCTTAACATCATTTTTAAGTTTAAAATGGACATCCCGATATGGAAAGGAAACTAAGGATATAAATTCATTAAGAAGGGCTTGGTTTCCGGGCAAGTAGTTTATCTCATAGAATAGTGAATTAATCATTCCTCTTTCGGAATAGCCCGTGATTTCCATTTTCCTCCTTTTAATTCCACCTTTTCTCTAAAGAATACGTTGCCATCGTTTCACCCAAAGGCTGTTTCCCGGGCATTATATGCAGGGTTAGAGGCACTGCCCGCGCCGCTATTTTAAGCTTTCGACTCGGCATCGCCGAAATGTAATTAATAAAAAATTAAAAGTCAAGAAATGCGAGCATTTTTAATTTAGTTTCCCAAGATGCAATTGGGGTCCTACTTTTTGTAATTAAAATGGTTTTTTGCGCCCGGAGCCGTGGTTCAGGACTTTTGCGACGATTTCGGACGCGGTGGTGTATTCGGGGTAGCGGGTGTAGACATAGCGAAGATGGTCAGGGCGGTTGGGTTTATTTAAATGGCGCGTTTGTTGACCATTAGGATGAAGCAAAGCGACATCGACCTTTTATGCTGTTAGGCGAAGAGCGTCAAACATCTTTCTTTTCCCACCTGTAGAGCCTTCTTGCTTTTTCCATACAGTCATTATAGGTGGTTTTGCTTCTCAGGAATGAATATTTCTCGTTGCTAATGTATTCGTGAAGTTGCTTAAGGGTAATTTAGGTGAGCTTGCAAGGCGAACGCGGGGGCTAAACGAGCAACAGTATGGCGCCGGCACACACCCTAAATTTTTTTCCAATTATAATTAACTAATTTAAAATTACCTATATTTAAACTTGGATACCCCTTAATATTTTTTAAAACCGAAGCGAACGATCGAATAGTATGATCTTCTATTTGTTGTAGTATACTTGAAAATTTAGGCTTAATAATATCATATCTAAAAAGATCCCAATCACCTGGCATATTTTGATGCTTTTTTCCTGGTTTAACTCTTTCCCCTAATGTTTCGGCTTTGCCGATATAAAGTAATTTCCTCTTCGTATTCGCTAAATAGTATATGACATTAACTGCATTCCGATGTTTTTTAAAATCTTTGACTTTTATCCAATCAGTGCTTCTTTGAATGAGATGTTTTCTATCCTTTTTATCAAAAATCCAACCAAAAACATTTTCATCTGCAAGTCTTTGGAATAAAGTATTCCATTTGTTCTCTATTTTTATAAAAACTTCACATTTAATTTCTTTTGCATTAATTGGGTGAAAAATCATAACTTCCTGTTCTCCTCCCTCAAGTTGTGTTCTAAAATGTTTTTTCTTTTTTTCAGTAATATCAAATAGCTCTTTTTGGCTTTTTATATTTACATAACTTTGGATAAAAGTTTTTCTCAATTTTTTTAAGAAGTCTTTGTTATTGTCCCACCTAATTTGATAAACAGGATGTTGATTTTTTCTATTCCAAAAACATAGTCTTACAGGAAATTTTTTATTGTCCCATTTTAAAATTACCTCTCTTGAACGGCCAAGTTTAATTTTTTTTCCGGCTAGAAAGTCATTGACATAATCCTGAGGTATTGTAAAACCCCAGTCCAGCATACTTCGATCGATTTTTTTGTAATATGGTTTATACATACTTACCGCCTTTTATTCGTGGTCTTAATCTAACCACGGGTAGTCAGTCTGTCAACTTTGGAGCCGGTTTGCCCAGGACTTTTGCGACGATTTCGGAGGCGGTGGTGTATTCCGGGTAGCGGATGTAGACATAGCGAAGATGGTCAGGGCGGTTGGGTTTATTTAAATGGCGCGTTTGTTGACCATTAGGATGAAGCAAAGCGACATCGACCTTTTATGCTGTTAGGCGAAGAGCGTCAAACATCTTTCTTTTCCCACCTGTAGAGCCTTCTTGCTTTTTCCATACAGTCATTATAGGTGGTTTTGCTTCTCAGGAATGAATATTTCTCGTCATTAATGTATTCGCGATATTTTCCCCTCTTAAATGTTTCGCTAAAGATAAAACGTATTTTCTTTGAGGCTATATCTTTTAACAGTTCCGTGTACTCCCCCTGAATTATCAACGAATCCCCGTACTTCTCAATGTATTCTTTCAACTTTTTGTCGTTCAAAAGACCTTGAATTAACAATGCCCATAATAAGTTTCTCGACTTAGTCACATAATAATACTTATTTTCACCCCTGCTAAGAATTTCTCCAATGATACTGGTAAGTCTGTACTGTATTTTATAGCAGAGAATCAATTTTCTGGCATCTACATGGAGATATTTATCCTTAAAAGTACTTTTGTAATAGTTTTCATTTTCAAAAACTTCGCTTATTTTTGACATTTTATCAATTTCGCCCTGGATAGCCAGAAGTGTTTGGGCAAATTTTTTGATTTCAATAGCTTTATCATCGTTTATACCCATTTGTTCCAGATCCTCATTAGTCAAGTTTTCAAAAGCATTTTCCCTTCGCTCGTAATAGATGTGTAATTCTTCTCTAAATTTATCTTCAAAACTCGATTGTATTAAGTCATTGGCCCTTAAATTCCAAGGCATGATGGGGTTTTGCCTGTTATTGTTTATTGTGACCTTGTTAAGAAACTCATCCTGTGAAGACTTAACAATACGCGCCATTACTTTTATCTTGGATAATTTTTCTGATAGTCGAGTATCTGTTTTATTTTCTTCTACAAAGCGCTTCAAAGTCATCACGGTTTGGGCACCATTTAATACCCTTGGTTCAATTATCAACATAGTATTGTCGTTTTGAACTAATTGCCCGGCGGTTAACGATATTCCATTGTGATAAAAAGTAAAATTTTCGATGGGTTCTTCTTCGGCGACGATTCTCTTCAGTGAACGCTTTATTTCCCGATTTGTTGCTTTTCCTTCGTCTAGTCCTGACCGGATATTCTTGTGGAACAGTTTTTCTCCCAAATCATTGTACATTTCAAGCAATTTGTTGAGGGATATAAAGGTTATAATCAGTTCGTTTTCACGGGATGACAATTTTAATGGATTTTCGCACTGAATCTCGTACTTATGAGATTCTTTCTTTTGAACTACTTCACTTACCAATCTTTGATTGGAGATGTATTGAAAAACTAAGCCAACTTCGCGGTTAAAGAAGCTATTAATAAGATGTGTTTTACTTTCCAGGTCTTCTTGCAGGTTGGCAAGAACTTTACTCTGCTCGGCTTTTTTGGGGTCGCCATCGAAGACAAAATGGATGAATATTCTGTTAATAATATCTCGATTCTCCAAGATGCAACTTCTGAGTTTAATTAATACTTGATTTTTGTTCCGGTCTTGAGGTGGATTACCAAAAACTCTTTCTAAACCATCTTTTATTAGTCTTTGAAAAGAGTCTTTAAATAACAGGGGGTTTGAGGACCACTTGAACTGGTACAAATACAGATTTTTTCTTTCTTGGTCAAAAAAGAAACCATCAATACCGTAGTCGTTTCCCCCAAAGGCAACAAATTGAGCGGCATCATCGAGTGTCAGATTGAATTTCTTGGACAAATACAACAAGCCAAAATAGTCTTCTTTGCGTCCTTCATACCGCCTACTCAAGTTTTTGTAGGCATCATTGATCTCGGCTTGGGTTATCTTGGTTATCATCCTCATCACCTCCAGCAATGATCTGTATATCTTATAATGACAGATACGGGGAGATATGATTGCAGTGTAGGGTCGATATTATTCACAATTTTTATACCTTTTGTACCCTTTACTGCTTTATGTACATTTTATATTTAATTTTTCTAAAAAGTCAAGTAAAAAATTGGTTGGGATTACGATTAGAAATAGCACATAAGTTTCCAGCATTAAAGAAGTTTTTGCGAAGCCCCAATTGGGGTGAGTGCCCTGTAAAATTTTTGTTCTTTGGTCATGGGCTCAATGTCCTGTTTGCGCTATAATGCCTGCCGCTGTCCCGAAGATAAAGTTTCATCCTACTCCCACCAAATTAACGGTTTAATAAGCTTATAATCCAAATCTTCAATGTTAATTTTTGTCCCGTCTTCAAACTCTACTTCGTCTTCTTTTATTTTTTCTTAATCCATTTACCGGTAAGATTAGATAAAGTTTCGGCGATGTCTATGTTTGGCATAAAAGCTTTGTTACAAGCACTACCAGTAAAATGATTGCTAATATCAATGTCCCTACTTGAAGCCAAACAAATATGGTACAAGATTCATTTGGAATATTTTTTTGCATTTCTTTGACCTTTTCTGAAATGTTATCTTTATTAATTTCCTCCTTCACAATTCCTTCTACAATAGCGAATTTAGC contains:
- the msrA gene encoding peptide-methionine (S)-S-oxide reductase MsrA, with product MATAIFAGGCFWCMEFAFSFLGAQTKVGYTGGTKDNPTYQEVCSGTTGHREAIEITYHPETLSYERLLEVFFQNIDPTDDSGQFYDRGEQYRTAIFYTDETQKQLALEAKARLIASGIFPHIETKILPAKKFWYAEDYHQKYYKKRPKQFQSYHRASGREATVKRFWQGYENFRLFPERQSYWLGYQKPARELLKATLTPLSYQVTQENGTEPPFNNEYWNNHQAGIYVDVVSGEPLFSSLDKFDSGTGWPSFTKPLEPPNIVTRIDTSHGMTRTEVRSRHANSHLGHLFPDNTPTGFRYCINSAALRFIPESELPRLGYSAYLKLFAK
- a CDS encoding GxxExxY protein, encoding MTSKNDINESIKQAAEEVLEILGPGYKENVYEEAFAHELRIRKIPYERQRNFEILYKGYRVSDGRADLIINPLWAKTSDKETVLELKAVKKITESHRRQAQVYMVSLNIDQGAVLSFGDEVLLEPVAKPDRTLNITVADPREKPSTAELMNTLRSAAEEVFDYFGREFIYREDTEKLFPAAIGVELRLRGVAFTRTNYDLLYKCHKVYEYEFEFAFPDGAVATVVTYEDDEDIEEEKEEFSFYVKEFGLKKGYLIAIPAAEEGKVKVEEV
- a CDS encoding TM2 domain-containing protein, with the translated sequence MSTETNQTPAQGKDWLTALLLSIFLGQLGVDRFFLGYTGLGVLKLITLGGLGIWWLIDVILIATGQLKDARGNPLVRK
- a CDS encoding right-handed parallel beta-helix repeat-containing protein, which produces MKKVYIFLLILLAILRCKAPAPQGDYDYLLSRESDIVFPPSGAAQQWVTIIGGNHTGKYYVAPDGSDANPGTVTAPFQTLSYAVTHLQPGDTLVVFARDRSRTPVIAGENNLSTAFDISNCQYLRIENLEITSNNGRQFREAFTGTNGPIAHIVLKDIKVHHIDEFGVDIGDADDLQIINCQFTYCGFGCIGGPAGQQGGLRNVLIKDCDLSYSGHYYQGGNGSNRPYDRPDGFGIEASEGPIEIVNTTVTHNYGDGLDSKAKRTFIHECLVASNSCDGVKLWGDSSRVVNTLIYGRGDGDNTTTPWSPLVISTENAHAHFEIVNCTVDDSLGENYLMHVQYDNPAVPVFLRVVNTIFSSRGANAPALWLGTAVNYDIHHNLFYTPQDDRLLIQGDTTYTAAEVSQIGTGNIYGNPLFVRTGWQSAGDYHLNASSPAVDAGDASVAPGFDREYQPRPQGGGVDIGCYER
- a CDS encoding DNA methyltransferase; the encoded protein is MAKKTLLQKQTKQATMFGTHEFPSYEEIIEAYAKEFANYILPKGDTIFGFWMQTLADLEFLDLELQGLTDEYTIDPVNRVVNFKGDGEFVRLRVAHLEKVKGKTTLYTDLVDKFGDTNAYAFHNLYPYKGKFYPRVVRTLINAFRLNHDSLILDPFNGSGTATHEASLMGIKSVGIDVTPMGIVLSELKNDLLFINEQKLNFTTKELQDILQAIEDKKWKHSDSTIHKLMLAVYFDTIDAFVRTSRYNKKGKVGLFIEKLNYITSCYKKTMEIKDKYELKFERAKIIEGDILELKNMSEMNERFDACITSPPYYFSIDYVGKDKIAYDYLGVDMKKIESKYLGMKNGKPKGNYSGLPTKVAMYYEDLKESIKNIYWALKPGGKLAIIIGDSTVNGKKIPTTMTTKKFCEETGFKFEKLIFNPLLGARNRAIRGESVIICHKPAGV
- a CDS encoding DUF3293 domain-containing protein yields the protein MIVAHPDDFLGKMLLELALRRLSHQFKNGRFGIVSAFRDRPKKENLAAMAKLMDRVREMGYGYVPIKGYWDGVPERSLFIPDITKDDVAQLAKEFAPGAYIWGDKGQWVCYDTSTDREIGQGRSFDVLKIDTEVQSYFRYWVRKSALTELEHIIAKLQSREKKDDQIERTLAGYQRKRERLIQELKLMEKEFEDDAL